In Companilactobacillus allii, one genomic interval encodes:
- a CDS encoding FecCD family ABC transporter permease, with amino-acid sequence MLLILSIRYGANQNSNGTVFNSIFNYQKGNLDQQIIRQIRLPRVIGSAIIGSALACSGALMQSVTKNPLADSGLLGINSGAALMLTICFIFFPKFSTEQTTVFAVIGALVASVLVFGISSMKHSQMNPAILVLAGMAISAFFTAISEGLALITHLKQDLAFWHFGGMSSVSWSQLTNLGPFIIIGLIVALLLSPSLNLLNLSDDSIQSLGKNTNLVRLLSLLCVVILSGISVALVGAVAFVGLIIPHIARFLVGTDYRKVMPLTLLLGANLTLCADLVARTINPPNETPFGIIISLVGVPFFIYLARKDGQNI; translated from the coding sequence GTGTTGCTTATTTTAAGTATCCGTTATGGCGCCAATCAAAATAGTAACGGTACTGTTTTTAACTCTATATTTAACTATCAAAAAGGAAATCTTGATCAACAGATCATCCGACAGATCCGGCTTCCACGTGTCATTGGCTCCGCAATCATCGGAAGTGCTCTAGCTTGTAGCGGTGCTCTAATGCAAAGTGTCACTAAGAACCCCTTGGCAGACTCTGGACTACTCGGAATTAATTCCGGTGCTGCTTTGATGTTGACGATTTGCTTTATTTTCTTCCCCAAATTTTCAACCGAACAAACAACTGTATTCGCAGTAATTGGAGCTTTGGTAGCTTCGGTTCTAGTCTTTGGAATCAGCTCAATGAAACACTCACAGATGAATCCAGCTATCCTAGTACTAGCTGGTATGGCAATTAGTGCCTTTTTCACCGCTATAAGTGAAGGGTTAGCACTTATTACCCACCTCAAGCAGGACTTGGCCTTTTGGCACTTTGGTGGCATGTCTTCGGTCAGTTGGTCACAACTAACTAATCTGGGACCTTTTATTATTATTGGACTTATTGTCGCACTACTACTTTCACCAAGTTTGAATCTGTTAAATCTAAGTGACGATTCGATCCAAAGTCTCGGTAAAAATACGAATCTGGTTCGTCTACTTTCACTACTTTGTGTCGTTATATTGTCAGGAATCTCAGTAGCCTTAGTGGGCGCTGTTGCCTTTGTTGGTTTAATCATTCCACATATTGCTAGATTTCTAGTCGGCACAGATTATCGCAAGGTAATGCCATTGACACTGCTTCTTGGAGCCAATTTGACTCTTTGTGCTGATCTAGTTGCCCGCACAATAAATCCACCAAATGAAACACCGTTTGGCATCATTATTTCATTAGTTGGTGTGCCATTCTTCATTTATTTGGCCAGAAAGGATGGTCAAAATATATGA
- a CDS encoding FecCD family ABC transporter permease codes for MKNRKLFLWITSLIILIIILAVINLNTGEMRVSPSEILQLVIGKGTYENSIVIFNFRLPRIIVAILVGFALAIAGNVLQITTQNPMADTSFLGINAGSGLAVMLFIAFVKDQDANLFLLPCLALLGAIFSTALVFICAYKKDTGITANRLLLTGVALSGCFSSVMVLFTLKLSPENYQFVMNWLTGSIWGTSWSFILIFIPWFVIFTALIFSKSKILDTFNLGDDSAKSLGISLKKERIILIGSAAILAGVSVSISGSIGFIGLITPNLARRVIGFRSSKQLILSGFLGSCLLIASDTLGKIISTTTELPVGIIVAVIGAPYFVYILIKSNV; via the coding sequence ATGAAAAATAGAAAGTTGTTCCTCTGGATAACAAGTTTGATTATCTTAATAATAATTCTAGCCGTTATAAATTTGAACACTGGTGAGATGCGTGTTTCGCCAAGTGAGATCTTACAATTGGTCATCGGTAAAGGTACATATGAGAATTCTATTGTTATCTTCAACTTTAGACTACCACGTATCATTGTTGCTATTCTTGTCGGATTTGCCTTGGCGATTGCTGGTAATGTACTACAGATAACTACTCAAAATCCCATGGCAGACACAAGTTTCTTAGGCATCAATGCTGGAAGTGGCTTGGCCGTTATGTTATTCATCGCTTTTGTTAAGGATCAAGATGCTAACTTGTTCTTATTGCCATGTTTGGCCTTACTTGGTGCCATTTTCAGTACTGCACTAGTCTTTATTTGTGCATACAAAAAGGACACCGGTATAACGGCAAATCGCTTATTGTTGACTGGTGTCGCATTATCCGGATGTTTTTCATCCGTTATGGTCTTGTTCACCTTGAAATTATCACCAGAGAATTATCAATTCGTCATGAATTGGTTGACTGGTAGTATTTGGGGAACTAGCTGGTCGTTTATTTTGATATTTATCCCTTGGTTTGTCATTTTCACTGCCTTGATCTTCAGTAAATCAAAGATTCTTGATACCTTCAATCTTGGTGACGACTCCGCTAAGTCGCTTGGAATTTCACTCAAAAAAGAACGTATCATCTTAATTGGTTCAGCTGCCATTTTGGCTGGTGTCAGTGTATCCATCTCTGGATCTATTGGTTTTATTGGATTGATAACTCCAAATCTTGCTCGTCGTGTGATTGGATTTAGAAGTAGTAAGCAACTAATCTTATCTGGATTCTTAGGAAGTTGTCTACTAATCGCCTCTGACACACTTGGCAAAATCATAAGTACTACGACCGAACTTCCCGTCGGTATCATCGTCGCAGTTATTGGTGCACCGTATTTTGTATACATTTTGATCAAATCTAACGTATAA
- a CDS encoding MarR family winged helix-turn-helix transcriptional regulator, with protein MTNNVAHLIKVASNEISRSINDFASKYNLTGTQVQIIDFLTSLPEKKDIFQKDVEAEFNIRRSTATNILKNMEKKDLIKRVQVSSDSRLKKIILLPKSTELKGAIDKFMKENDQKILSSLGAFERLGFTRALQKLPEKLKSDKK; from the coding sequence ATGACAAACAATGTGGCCCACTTAATCAAGGTTGCTTCAAATGAGATCTCACGTAGTATCAATGATTTTGCGTCTAAATATAATCTGACCGGTACACAGGTACAAATAATAGATTTTCTAACTAGTCTACCGGAGAAAAAAGATATTTTTCAAAAAGACGTTGAAGCTGAATTCAATATTCGACGTTCAACCGCAACCAATATCCTTAAGAATATGGAAAAAAAGGATCTTATTAAACGTGTCCAAGTTTCAAGTGATTCACGATTAAAAAAAATCATCCTTTTACCTAAATCAACTGAATTAAAAGGTGCAATCGATAAGTTCATGAAAGAAAATGATCAAAAGATTCTCTCAAGTCTTGGCGCATTTGAACGTCTCGGTTTCACCCGTGCATTACAAAAGTTACCTGAAAAACTCAAATCAGATAAAAAGTGA
- a CDS encoding nucleoside hydrolase → MKKVIMDCDPGIDDAIALTVLLAHQKQVDLIGLTTVGGNVSLDKVTANAKKLLTFLGSNTQLASGQSQPLVKEIETAGEIHGKTGMDGYDFPKESSDYPLTSHNAVTFMYDKISNCDQKVNIVATAPLTNIALLLKTFPDVSKNIEHIYIMGGSTLQGNITTAAEFNAYVDPEAMKIVFDSGLPITLSGLNLTENKAYMTMDEIDHIQDLGKVGVMARSILEFYSSAELAKGMTKIPVHDACAVMSMLAPELFTKSTNYSIDVSLSNDQFRGMTYPDRRVYSEEHNNIEVLEDVDREAFVQYLFDSIASYK, encoded by the coding sequence ATGAAGAAAGTTATTATGGATTGTGATCCCGGAATCGACGATGCTATTGCATTGACAGTTCTATTGGCACATCAAAAACAAGTCGACCTTATTGGTCTAACGACCGTAGGTGGCAACGTTTCACTAGACAAAGTTACTGCAAATGCCAAAAAATTACTGACCTTTCTGGGTTCCAATACACAACTTGCCTCTGGACAATCACAACCACTAGTTAAAGAGATAGAAACTGCTGGTGAAATTCACGGTAAGACTGGTATGGATGGCTATGACTTCCCTAAAGAGAGCAGTGACTATCCATTAACAAGTCATAACGCCGTTACATTCATGTATGACAAAATTTCTAATTGTGACCAAAAAGTGAATATTGTTGCAACGGCCCCACTTACCAATATTGCTCTGTTACTAAAGACTTTCCCAGATGTCTCTAAAAATATTGAACATATCTATATTATGGGTGGCTCAACCTTGCAAGGTAACATAACTACTGCTGCTGAATTCAATGCTTATGTCGATCCAGAGGCTATGAAGATAGTCTTTGATTCTGGATTACCGATTACTCTTTCTGGCTTGAATTTAACTGAGAACAAAGCCTACATGACAATGGATGAGATTGATCATATCCAGGATTTAGGTAAAGTCGGCGTTATGGCACGCTCAATTCTTGAGTTTTATTCTTCAGCTGAACTTGCTAAAGGTATGACAAAAATTCCCGTTCACGATGCTTGCGCCGTTATGAGCATGCTTGCTCCAGAATTGTTCACCAAGAGTACCAATTATTCAATTGATGTCTCACTTTCAAATGATCAATTCCGTGGTATGACTTATCCTGACCGCCGAGTTTATTCTGAAGAACACAACAATATCGAAGTTTTGGAAGATGTTGACCGTGAAGCTTTTGTTCAATATCTGTTTGACTCTATCGCTTCTTATAAATAA
- a CDS encoding NAD-dependent succinate-semialdehyde dehydrogenase — MAYKTVNPYNNELVKSYPDATADEIEKALSTGHALYKEWRDEPIADRARILHKIAELLRKNEDELAKIATIDMGKLLNESKGEVELCAIIADYYAENGEDLLKPTPISTKATGAAEILHQATGVLMMVEPWNFPYYQIMRVFAPNFIVGNPMILKHASNTPGSAEAFEKIVKEAGAPDGSLTNLFASYDQVSDIIADSRIQGVALTGSKRGGQSVAAVAGKNLKKNSMELGGSDAFVVLSDADVDMAVDLAWRVRIYNNGQVCTSNKRFIVADNLYDEFLAKLKVAFAKLKPGDPMDPKTSYAPMNSARAKSKLQGQIDKAIEGGAKVAFGNEPIDLPGQFIQPTILTNITKDNPEFYDELFGPVAQVFKVGSDQEAIDLANDSELGLGGIVLSRNPAHGKEIASKIETGMVFVNSFLVSLPELPFGGVKGSGYGREMSQLGLNAFVNDKLVVTAQSPDWSNPAGGLAKF; from the coding sequence ATGGCTTATAAAACAGTTAATCCATATAATAATGAACTTGTGAAATCATACCCAGATGCAACGGCTGATGAAATCGAAAAGGCCTTGAGTACTGGGCATGCACTATATAAAGAATGGCGCGATGAACCTATAGCTGATCGTGCTAGAATTTTGCATAAAATTGCGGAATTATTGAGAAAAAATGAAGATGAGCTAGCAAAAATTGCCACAATAGACATGGGTAAACTTTTGAATGAATCAAAAGGTGAAGTGGAGTTGTGCGCGATCATTGCTGATTATTATGCAGAAAATGGCGAAGACTTGTTGAAACCAACACCAATATCTACAAAAGCCACTGGTGCCGCTGAGATACTTCATCAAGCAACCGGTGTATTGATGATGGTTGAACCATGGAACTTTCCGTACTATCAAATAATGCGTGTCTTTGCACCAAACTTCATAGTTGGTAACCCAATGATCTTGAAGCATGCTTCAAATACTCCTGGATCTGCTGAAGCGTTTGAAAAGATTGTTAAAGAAGCAGGTGCACCAGATGGTAGTTTGACTAACTTGTTTGCCAGTTATGACCAAGTTAGTGACATCATTGCAGATTCTCGTATACAAGGAGTTGCACTGACTGGTTCAAAACGTGGTGGTCAATCAGTCGCAGCCGTTGCCGGTAAAAACTTAAAGAAAAACTCAATGGAATTAGGTGGATCAGACGCTTTTGTCGTGTTATCCGATGCCGATGTTGATATGGCTGTTGATCTAGCTTGGAGAGTTCGTATCTACAATAATGGTCAAGTATGTACTTCAAATAAGAGATTTATCGTTGCCGATAACTTGTATGATGAGTTCTTAGCCAAATTAAAAGTGGCTTTTGCAAAGTTGAAACCAGGAGATCCAATGGATCCAAAGACTTCTTATGCACCAATGAATTCAGCACGTGCGAAGTCTAAATTACAAGGGCAGATTGATAAGGCTATTGAAGGTGGTGCAAAAGTTGCCTTTGGAAATGAGCCTATTGATTTACCTGGTCAATTTATCCAACCAACTATTTTGACAAATATTACTAAAGATAATCCTGAATTTTACGATGAATTATTTGGACCAGTGGCACAAGTGTTCAAAGTAGGCAGTGATCAAGAAGCAATTGACCTAGCTAATGATTCAGAACTTGGTTTGGGTGGCATCGTACTTTCAAGAAATCCTGCACATGGCAAAGAAATTGCAAGTAAAATTGAAACAGGTATGGTCTTTGTAAATTCATTCTTAGTATCCTTGCCAGAGCTACCATTTGGCGGTGTTAAAGGGTCAGGTTATGGAAGAGAAATGAGTCAATTAGGACTTAATGCCTTTGTGAATGATAAGCTAGTTGTTACCGCACAATCACCAGATTGGAGTAATCCAGCTGGAGGACTTGCTAAGTTCTAG
- the ald gene encoding alanine dehydrogenase, translating to MKIGIPREIKSQEDRVGMFPAGVSDLIKAGHTVVVETSAGVGSGYLDTDYESIGATIGSAKEAWDCEMVIKVKEPIASEYKYFREDLIIYTYLHLAANRPLTDALMDNKVTGVAYETMVGPRGGLPLLVPMSVIAGKMSVQVGAHFLEEPHQGKGLLLGGTPGVRQGKVTIIGAGTVGFNAAKMAVGMGADVTILDINAQRLAELENIFDGRIHTLMSNPHNIAECVKQSDLVVGAVLVPGAVAPKLVTEEMVESMEPGSVVVDIPIDQGGMFETSIKATTHEDPIYLSHGVVHYTVANIPGAVPKTATEALSSATLPYAIQIANEGIQRASVNHTVMSGINTYHGNLTEKAVSDSLGVDYTELSGELV from the coding sequence ATGAAGATTGGTATACCTAGAGAAATCAAGAGCCAAGAAGATCGTGTAGGAATGTTCCCAGCCGGTGTTTCAGACTTAATAAAGGCTGGACATACAGTAGTTGTTGAAACCAGTGCGGGTGTAGGTTCCGGATATCTCGATACAGACTATGAATCAATAGGTGCCACAATTGGAAGTGCCAAAGAAGCTTGGGACTGTGAAATGGTGATTAAGGTCAAAGAGCCGATAGCTTCAGAGTACAAGTATTTCCGTGAAGACTTAATTATTTATACATATTTACACCTTGCCGCAAATAGACCTTTGACAGATGCACTTATGGATAACAAAGTAACTGGGGTCGCTTATGAAACAATGGTTGGACCAAGAGGCGGATTGCCATTGTTAGTTCCAATGAGTGTGATTGCTGGGAAAATGTCAGTACAAGTTGGTGCACATTTCTTAGAAGAACCTCATCAGGGAAAAGGGTTGTTACTAGGTGGAACACCTGGAGTTCGACAGGGTAAAGTAACGATTATTGGAGCCGGTACAGTGGGATTCAATGCTGCTAAGATGGCAGTTGGAATGGGTGCTGACGTGACGATTCTTGATATCAATGCACAGAGATTGGCTGAATTAGAGAATATCTTTGACGGTAGGATTCACACTTTGATGTCCAATCCTCACAATATTGCTGAGTGCGTCAAACAGTCTGACTTGGTTGTTGGAGCTGTCTTAGTTCCAGGTGCGGTCGCTCCAAAACTTGTTACAGAAGAAATGGTCGAGAGTATGGAACCGGGGTCTGTTGTGGTGGATATTCCGATTGATCAAGGTGGGATGTTTGAAACTAGCATTAAAGCTACAACACATGAAGATCCGATCTACTTATCACATGGAGTTGTCCATTATACAGTTGCCAATATTCCCGGAGCCGTTCCAAAGACTGCCACAGAAGCATTATCCAGTGCAACTCTCCCGTATGCGATTCAGATTGCTAATGAAGGGATTCAAAGAGCCAGTGTTAATCATACTGTTATGAGCGGTATTAATACTTACCATGGTAATTTAACTGAGAAGGCCGTTAGCGATAGTCTGGGAGTTGATTATACTGAGCTTTCCGGCGAATTAGTCTAA
- a CDS encoding GntR family transcriptional regulator translates to MVLKYQEIASDLANKVNNHDYTDKLPSEGELMTEYDASRNTIRNSLDILYNQGLIKRIQGSGYFVNTALHGEDYVMNLANKVGMNSLGVKYPITSKVLKLESIQADDKLAKILECEVGAPVYFIQRLRHSNNKLYALETTYYLKEFIPYLNKEICEKSIFSFIIENYHISIKNADEYVTIHNLTATEAKITERTENSPALRIEEINYLKSERPFNYSKTCYFQDDLTLYYHVSNYLN, encoded by the coding sequence ATGGTACTAAAATATCAAGAAATCGCAAGTGACTTAGCTAATAAAGTTAATAATCATGACTACACTGACAAACTTCCCAGTGAAGGTGAATTGATGACCGAATATGACGCCAGTCGCAATACCATTCGTAACTCACTAGACATTTTGTATAATCAAGGATTGATCAAACGTATCCAAGGTAGTGGCTACTTCGTCAACACTGCATTACACGGTGAAGATTACGTTATGAACCTAGCCAACAAAGTAGGAATGAACTCGCTTGGCGTTAAATATCCGATAACTTCCAAAGTTTTGAAGTTAGAATCAATTCAAGCTGACGATAAATTGGCTAAAATACTCGAATGCGAAGTCGGTGCGCCAGTATATTTCATACAACGACTTCGCCACAGTAACAACAAACTCTATGCACTAGAAACGACATATTATTTAAAGGAGTTCATCCCCTATCTTAATAAAGAAATCTGCGAAAAATCTATCTTCAGCTTCATCATCGAAAATTACCACATTTCGATTAAAAACGCCGATGAATATGTTACTATTCATAATTTAACAGCCACTGAAGCCAAGATTACTGAACGCACTGAAAATTCACCAGCTTTGAGAATTGAGGAAATAAATTATCTCAAAAGCGAGCGTCCATTCAATTATTCTAAAACTTGCTACTTCCAAGATGATTTGACACTTTATTATCATGTAAGTAACTACCTAAACTAG
- the celB gene encoding PTS cellobiose transporter subunit IIC, whose product MDSNNKVFQFMEKYLMGPMGKLSQFRIVRGVMAAGMASIPFTIVGSMFLVLNILPDTFPALKGFFDATFFKFSDLYMLANTCTMGILSLYFGLVFGYEYTKIQAHEEKISVNPLNGALLSMFAFFLCLPELVVKGGTLKLVNSITSTETVVNGFRMSATIDRLGTSGIFTAIIMSILAVKLYCLCVKRNWIIKMPDTLPTGVSRSFTALIPTFVIVFVVLIINGTLVALGTDIFKMISIPFSFVTNLASSWLGVMVIYFLIHALWIVGIHGATIITSFLTPIVLANMEANQAGGNIPFAGEFNNMFVTVGGSGATLGMVIFITLFARSTQLKTLGKAAIVPSIFNINEPIIFGMPMVYNPYLAVPFFLAPMVAASISYFAIKFHMVHAVIAQVPWPSPVGLSGFIGTGGDWRGAVLGVVTALAATVIYYPFIKFYDNKLYTEEQAKGAEIAADAGDAVTD is encoded by the coding sequence ATGGATAGTAACAATAAAGTATTCCAGTTTATGGAAAAATACCTTATGGGGCCAATGGGTAAACTATCTCAATTCAGAATCGTTCGTGGTGTTATGGCAGCTGGTATGGCCAGTATTCCGTTCACTATCGTGGGTTCAATGTTCTTAGTTTTGAATATTTTGCCAGATACATTTCCTGCTCTAAAGGGATTCTTCGACGCTACATTTTTCAAATTTAGTGACCTATACATGTTAGCTAATACATGTACAATGGGAATCTTGTCGTTATACTTTGGTTTGGTTTTTGGTTACGAATATACCAAGATTCAAGCTCATGAAGAGAAAATCTCTGTTAATCCGCTTAACGGTGCTCTTTTATCAATGTTCGCATTCTTCTTATGTCTACCAGAATTGGTAGTTAAGGGTGGAACATTGAAGCTTGTTAACTCAATCACTTCTACAGAAACAGTTGTTAATGGATTCCGTATGAGTGCAACAATCGATAGATTAGGTACTAGTGGTATTTTTACAGCAATTATTATGTCGATTCTAGCTGTTAAATTATATTGTCTCTGTGTTAAACGTAACTGGATCATTAAGATGCCAGATACATTACCAACAGGTGTTTCACGTTCATTTACAGCTTTGATTCCAACATTTGTTATTGTATTTGTTGTTTTGATCATCAACGGAACTTTGGTTGCTCTTGGAACAGATATTTTCAAGATGATCTCAATTCCATTTAGTTTCGTTACTAACTTAGCTAGTTCATGGCTTGGTGTCATGGTCATTTACTTCTTGATTCATGCTTTGTGGATCGTTGGTATTCACGGTGCTACAATCATCACATCATTCCTTACACCTATTGTTTTAGCAAATATGGAAGCTAACCAAGCTGGTGGAAATATTCCATTCGCTGGTGAATTCAACAACATGTTCGTTACAGTTGGTGGTTCAGGTGCTACTTTAGGTATGGTTATTTTCATTACATTATTTGCCAGATCTACACAATTGAAGACTCTTGGTAAGGCTGCCATTGTTCCATCGATCTTCAATATCAATGAGCCTATTATCTTCGGTATGCCAATGGTTTATAACCCATATTTGGCTGTACCATTCTTCCTAGCTCCAATGGTAGCTGCTTCAATCAGTTACTTTGCTATTAAGTTCCATATGGTCCATGCTGTTATTGCTCAAGTTCCATGGCCATCACCAGTTGGTCTAAGTGGATTTATTGGTACCGGTGGTGATTGGAGAGGTGCAGTGTTGGGTGTTGTAACAGCACTAGCTGCCACAGTGATTTACTATCCATTCATCAAGTTTTACGATAATAAGTTATATACAGAAGAACAAGCAAAAGGTGCAGAAATCGCTGCTGATGCAGGGGATGCTGTTACTGATTAA